TTACCCCCAGGGCCAAGGCGATCGCCAGCTGTACGAGGACATTTAAATTCATTGCCAAATTTTTTTCTATTTTTCTCACTATACCGGGAGCTCTGCCCAGAAAAGTAAGGTCAATTCCGTTAGCATGGCTAATGATGCCCCTTTGTTATGCGGCAGTCTTTCGGCCATGGCCACCATTGATCATTACCAAACCCTCGGTATTTCATCTAGGGCGACCCAACAAGAAATCAAACAGGCCTACCGCCGTTTAGCGAAGGAATTTCACCCAGATACCTGCGATAAAGGTCAGGTAGAAAATGGCGATCGCATCGTGGCCCTCAACCACGCCTATGAAGTATTGGGAGATGTCCAACAGCGGCAACAATATGACCGCAGCCGCGATGTGGCAAATTATCGGGGGATCCGATCAGCCCAGGGAACAACGGTTAAACCTCAAAGCACCATCGAAACAGATCTAGAAGTCTGGCTCCAGAAAATCTATCAGCCCCTACACCAGGCTATTACAAGCATTATCAATCCTCTTGAAGCCCAAATTGATGAACTGGCCGCAGATCCTTTTGATGATGAGTTGATGGCGGCCTTTCAAGGCTATTTGGAAGAATGCCAAATTGCCCTAGATTACGCCCAAAATTTGTTCCGCTCAGTGCCTAATCCTGCTACTGTCGCTCGCTCGGCCCGGGATCTGTACTACTGTCTCAATCATTTAGGAGACGGTTTAGAGCAGTTTGAATGGTTTACCCTCAACTACAGCGAGGATTATCTCCACACAGGTCAGGAAATGTTCCGCCGCGCTGACCAGTTTTCTGGGCAGGCCCACGAGGCGATCGCCCAACTGCGTTAGATAAACAAAACCTCTCAATCCTTAATACGCGCCATGGTTGAAGTGAATTGGCAAATTGTAGCAACATCTAAAGTCCCAGAATCTTTTAGCCGACTGGTGAAAAGTCTGACCCATGGTAAAGGCGATCGCCATCTGGCCCAACTGCTCTGGCAAAGAGGGTTTCGCGACGAAGCACAATTGCCCGGTTTCCTCGATCCAGCTGCCTATGAACCCACCTCCCCCTTTGCCTTTGGCCAAGAAATGAAATGGGCGATCCAACGGCTCATGCAAGCTCGGAACCAGGGAGAAAGGGTCGCTATTTGGGGAGATTTTGATGCCGATGGGGTGACGGCAACCAGTGTTCTCTGGGAAGGTCTAGGACAATTTTTTGAGCGCGAACAGCAGCTCTGCTACCACATTCCCAATCGCTT
The nucleotide sequence above comes from [Synechococcus] sp. NIES-970. Encoded proteins:
- a CDS encoding DnaJ domain containing protein; protein product: MATIDHYQTLGISSRATQQEIKQAYRRLAKEFHPDTCDKGQVENGDRIVALNHAYEVLGDVQQRQQYDRSRDVANYRGIRSAQGTTVKPQSTIETDLEVWLQKIYQPLHQAITSIINPLEAQIDELAADPFDDELMAAFQGYLEECQIALDYAQNLFRSVPNPATVARSARDLYYCLNHLGDGLEQFEWFTLNYSEDYLHTGQEMFRRADQFSGQAHEAIAQLR